A part of Streptomyces sp. NBC_01210 genomic DNA contains:
- a CDS encoding purine-nucleoside phosphorylase, with protein sequence MNASVNPDLNGATADPHAAADAAAARLRELTGAETHDVALVMGSGWAPAVDALGAPEAEFPVTELPGFPPPAVEGHGGKIRSYRIGEKRALVFLGRTHYYEGRGVAAVAHGVRTAVAAGCKTVILTNGCGGLREGMRPGQPVLISDHINLTATSPIIGANFVDLTDLYSPRLRALCKEVDASLEEGVYVQFPGPHYETPAEINMVRVLGGDLVGMSTVLEAIAAREAGAEVLGISLVTNLAAGLTGEPLNHEEVLQAGRDSAARMGELLTRVLDRI encoded by the coding sequence GTGAACGCATCTGTGAATCCGGACCTCAACGGCGCTACCGCCGACCCCCATGCCGCAGCCGACGCAGCCGCCGCGCGGCTGCGCGAGCTGACCGGCGCCGAGACGCACGACGTAGCCCTGGTGATGGGCTCCGGCTGGGCGCCGGCCGTTGACGCCCTCGGCGCGCCCGAGGCCGAATTCCCGGTCACCGAACTGCCCGGCTTCCCGCCGCCGGCGGTCGAGGGCCACGGCGGCAAGATCCGTTCGTACAGGATCGGCGAGAAGCGGGCGCTGGTCTTCCTCGGCCGGACCCACTACTACGAGGGCCGCGGGGTCGCGGCGGTGGCGCACGGAGTGCGTACGGCGGTGGCAGCGGGCTGCAAGACGGTCATCCTGACGAACGGCTGCGGCGGCCTGCGCGAGGGCATGCGCCCCGGCCAGCCGGTGCTGATCAGTGACCACATCAACCTGACGGCGACGTCGCCGATCATCGGCGCGAACTTCGTGGACCTGACGGACCTGTACTCGCCGCGGCTGCGGGCGCTGTGCAAGGAGGTCGACGCCTCCCTGGAGGAGGGCGTCTACGTCCAGTTCCCCGGCCCGCACTACGAGACGCCGGCGGAGATCAACATGGTCCGCGTGCTCGGCGGTGACCTGGTCGGCATGTCGACGGTCCTCGAGGCGATCGCGGCGCGCGAGGCGGGCGCGGAGGTGCTCGGCATCTCGCTGGTCACGAACCTGGCGGCGGGCTTGACGGGCGAGCCGCTGAACCACGAGGAAGTACTCCAGGCGGGCCGGGACTCGGCGGCGCGGATGGGCGAGCTGCTGACCCGGGTGCTCGACCGCATCTGA